A region of Streptomyces paludis DNA encodes the following proteins:
- a CDS encoding SDR family oxidoreductase, giving the protein MQKDIAVIIGVGGMGQAIARRVGSGRKVLLADFNETTLRAAADLLRGEGHEVSTERVDVSDHGSVRALADTADALGRVTHVAHTAGLSPAQAPTDAILRVDLLGVALVLDEFGRVIAPGGAGVVIASMAGHFQSPLPAEQERALAHAEAQELLGLPFLAPAVVGGPGAAYTLAKRANVLRVQAAAAAWGKRQARINSISPGAISTPMGQQELDGESGERIRAMIAMSAAKRQGTPDDIASAAAFLLDPQAGFITGTDLLADGGVVAASRAPMTAG; this is encoded by the coding sequence ATGCAGAAGGACATTGCGGTCATCATCGGCGTGGGCGGCATGGGGCAGGCGATCGCCCGCAGGGTGGGCAGCGGCCGGAAGGTCCTGCTCGCCGACTTCAACGAGACCACGCTCCGCGCCGCCGCCGACCTGCTGCGCGGCGAGGGGCACGAGGTCAGCACCGAGCGGGTCGACGTCTCCGACCACGGTTCGGTGCGGGCGCTCGCCGACACGGCCGACGCACTCGGCCGGGTCACCCACGTCGCCCACACCGCCGGGCTGTCCCCGGCGCAGGCGCCGACGGACGCGATTCTGCGGGTGGACCTGCTCGGTGTGGCTCTGGTGCTCGACGAATTCGGCCGGGTCATCGCCCCCGGGGGCGCCGGTGTTGTCATCGCCAGCATGGCCGGCCACTTCCAGTCCCCGCTTCCGGCCGAACAGGAGCGGGCACTGGCCCACGCCGAGGCACAAGAGCTGCTCGGCCTGCCGTTCCTCGCCCCCGCCGTGGTCGGCGGCCCCGGCGCGGCCTACACCCTGGCCAAGCGGGCCAACGTGCTGCGCGTCCAAGCGGCGGCCGCCGCCTGGGGCAAGCGGCAGGCGCGGATCAACTCGATCAGCCCGGGCGCCATTTCCACCCCGATGGGACAGCAGGAACTGGACGGAGAGAGCGGCGAAAGGATACGGGCCATGATCGCCATGTCCGCGGCCAAGCGCCAGGGCACACCGGACGACATCGCGTCCGCCGCCGCCTTCCTCCTCGACCCGCAGGCCGGCTTCATCACCGGCACCGACCTGCTAGCCGACGGCGGCGTCGTCGCCGCCTCACGCGCACCCATGACGGCCGGCTGA
- the eboE gene encoding metabolite traffic protein EboE: MRFRHPDGSTVHLAYCTNVHPAETLDGVLAQLRDHCEPVRRRLGRDRLGIGLWLAKDAARSLINDPVTLRGLRAELDRRGLEVVTLNGFPYEGFGAEEVKYRVYKPDWADPERLAHTGDLARLLAALLPDDITEGSVSTLPLGWRTHWTEDRDRTARTALGALADRLDALEELTGKSIRIALEPEPGCTVETTADAIGPLTALASHRIGVCVDTCHLATSFEDPATALDALTAAGLTIPKAQLSAALHAEQPRLPEVREALAAFAEPRFLHQTRARTAAGLLGTDDLDEALAGAALPDDTPWRAHFHVPLHAPPAPPLTSTLPVLQEALARLVGGPVPLTRHLEVETYTWQALPPWLRPRSRGQLADGIAAELTLARDLLVDLGLKELP, from the coding sequence ATGCGCTTCCGCCACCCCGACGGCTCCACCGTCCATCTCGCGTACTGCACCAATGTCCACCCCGCCGAGACCCTCGACGGAGTCCTCGCCCAGCTGCGCGACCACTGCGAGCCGGTCCGCCGCCGCCTCGGCCGGGACCGCCTCGGCATCGGCCTCTGGCTCGCCAAGGACGCGGCCCGGTCCCTGATCAACGACCCGGTGACCCTGCGCGGACTCCGCGCCGAACTCGACCGCCGCGGACTGGAGGTCGTCACCCTCAACGGCTTCCCGTACGAGGGCTTCGGCGCCGAAGAGGTCAAGTACCGCGTGTACAAGCCGGACTGGGCCGACCCCGAACGCCTCGCCCACACCGGGGACCTCGCCCGGCTGCTGGCCGCCCTGCTGCCCGACGACATCACCGAGGGCTCCGTCTCCACCCTCCCGCTCGGCTGGCGCACCCACTGGACCGAGGACCGCGACCGCACCGCCCGCACCGCGCTCGGCGCGCTCGCCGACCGGCTCGACGCGCTGGAGGAGCTGACCGGGAAATCCATCCGGATCGCCCTCGAACCTGAGCCCGGCTGCACCGTCGAGACCACCGCCGACGCCATCGGCCCCCTCACCGCACTCGCCTCCCACCGTATCGGCGTCTGTGTCGACACCTGCCATCTCGCCACCTCCTTCGAAGACCCGGCCACCGCCCTGGACGCGCTCACCGCCGCCGGACTGACCATTCCCAAGGCCCAGCTCTCCGCCGCCCTGCACGCCGAACAGCCACGGCTGCCGGAAGTACGCGAAGCCCTCGCCGCGTTCGCCGAACCCCGCTTCCTCCACCAGACCCGCGCCCGCACCGCCGCCGGACTCCTCGGCACCGACGACCTCGACGAGGCCCTCGCCGGCGCCGCACTGCCCGACGACACACCCTGGCGCGCCCACTTCCACGTACCCCTGCACGCCCCGCCCGCCCCGCCGCTCACCTCCACCCTTCCCGTGCTCCAGGAGGCCCTGGCCCGGCTCGTCGGCGGCCCCGTGCCGCTCACCCGCCATCTGGAGGTCGAGACCTACACCTGGCAGGCCCTCCCGCCGTGGCTGCGCCCGCGCTCGCGCGGCCAGCTCGCCGACGGCATCGCCGCCGAACTCACCCTGGCCCGCGATCTGCTGGTCGACCTCGGTCTCAAGGAACTGCCATGA
- a CDS encoding SDR family NAD(P)-dependent oxidoreductase, with the protein MPTIAIVGAGPGLGLSIAKVFGGHGFDVALISRTKDTLDTLVTELAVAGITAKGFPADVADPVQITGALDAAIARFGRIDVLEFSPHAGLSMTSPKEVTLDTLRPQIDSLLYGAVAAVQTVLPGMLQAGSGTLLFTTGGGAINPYPMLATANIAQAGQRNWAVNLHNTLADEGIHVSNVAINLMIGTQAPEGVPHRAPDEIALDYWTLHTERDQAEHCIGA; encoded by the coding sequence ATGCCCACCATCGCCATCGTCGGAGCCGGTCCGGGCCTGGGCCTGTCCATCGCCAAGGTCTTCGGCGGCCACGGCTTCGACGTCGCCCTGATCTCCCGTACCAAGGACACACTCGACACCCTGGTCACCGAACTCGCCGTGGCGGGGATCACCGCGAAAGGCTTCCCCGCCGATGTCGCGGACCCCGTCCAGATCACCGGCGCGCTCGACGCCGCGATCGCGCGGTTCGGCCGGATCGACGTCCTGGAGTTCTCCCCGCACGCGGGCCTGTCCATGACCTCGCCCAAGGAGGTCACCCTCGACACACTGCGGCCGCAGATCGACAGCCTCCTCTACGGCGCGGTCGCCGCCGTACAGACCGTACTGCCCGGCATGCTCCAGGCCGGCTCGGGCACCTTGCTGTTCACCACCGGCGGCGGCGCCATCAACCCGTACCCGATGCTCGCCACCGCCAACATCGCCCAGGCGGGACAGCGGAACTGGGCGGTCAACCTCCACAACACCCTCGCCGACGAAGGCATCCACGTGTCCAACGTGGCCATCAACCTCATGATCGGCACCCAGGCCCCCGAAGGCGTCCCCCATCGGGCGCCGGACGAGATCGCCCTCGACTACTGGACCCTCCACACCGAGCGCGACCAGGCCGAGCACTGCATCGGCGCCTGA
- a CDS encoding ferredoxin reductase family protein, with protein sequence MSTATHARNGTDGSARPGRRRVPLPSSRPRSLVPMAAHGLIWGGAAGVLALWWADTEAVVGAAGWLTDAGRITGLLAGYACAVLVALMARVPLLDHSIGSDRLARWHAMGGRYTISLVVAHVVLIIWGYSLTTHTGVVEQTTTFVLDYPDMLKATAAFLLLLGTAFVSARAARRRLRYETWHYLHFATYLAVFLAFFHQLSNGADFVGNEAAQLAWYGLYLGVAALIIWYRFLAPVRYNLRHRLRVAEVVPEAPGVVSVHLAGERLGELGALPGQFFRWRFLAPGLWASANPYSLSAPPRDGLLRITVKDSGDHSGALARLRPGTRVWAEGPYGAFTGARRRSPKVLLLAGGVGITPLRALFETLPGEVTLIHRARRAEDLALRGELDAIAAARGATVHYFLSESAGRAAGQDAFEPLTADGLSRLVPGLAAHEVYLCGPRGMTDAAKRALAEAGVPRHHIHHESFEF encoded by the coding sequence ATGAGCACCGCGACCCATGCGCGCAACGGTACGGACGGATCCGCGCGGCCGGGGCGGCGGCGTGTGCCGCTGCCGTCCTCCCGGCCGCGTTCACTCGTACCCATGGCGGCGCACGGTCTCATCTGGGGCGGGGCCGCCGGGGTGCTCGCTCTCTGGTGGGCGGACACGGAGGCGGTGGTGGGCGCGGCCGGGTGGCTGACGGACGCGGGGCGGATCACCGGGCTGCTGGCGGGGTACGCGTGTGCCGTGCTGGTGGCGCTGATGGCGCGTGTCCCGCTCCTCGACCACAGCATCGGCAGCGACCGGCTGGCGCGCTGGCACGCGATGGGCGGCCGGTACACGATCTCGCTGGTCGTCGCCCATGTCGTACTGATCATCTGGGGCTACTCGCTCACCACACACACCGGTGTGGTGGAGCAGACCACCACCTTCGTGCTCGACTATCCCGACATGCTCAAGGCCACCGCCGCCTTTCTGCTACTGCTCGGGACGGCCTTCGTGTCGGCGCGGGCCGCGCGCCGCAGACTGCGCTACGAGACCTGGCACTACCTGCACTTCGCCACGTATCTCGCGGTGTTCCTCGCCTTCTTCCACCAACTCAGCAACGGCGCCGACTTCGTGGGCAACGAAGCCGCCCAACTCGCTTGGTACGGGCTCTATCTGGGCGTCGCCGCGCTCATCATCTGGTACCGCTTCCTGGCGCCCGTACGGTACAACCTGCGCCACCGGCTGCGCGTCGCCGAGGTCGTGCCGGAGGCGCCGGGTGTCGTCTCCGTCCATCTGGCCGGCGAGCGTCTCGGTGAACTGGGCGCGCTGCCGGGGCAGTTCTTCCGCTGGCGGTTCCTCGCCCCCGGGCTCTGGGCGAGCGCCAACCCGTACTCGCTGTCCGCGCCGCCGCGGGACGGTCTGCTGCGTATCACCGTGAAGGACTCGGGCGACCACAGCGGCGCGCTCGCCCGGCTGAGGCCCGGCACCCGGGTCTGGGCGGAGGGGCCGTACGGCGCGTTCACCGGCGCCCGGCGCCGCTCCCCGAAGGTGCTGCTGCTGGCGGGCGGTGTCGGGATCACCCCGCTGCGGGCGCTGTTCGAGACACTGCCGGGCGAGGTGACCCTGATCCACCGGGCCCGGCGCGCCGAGGACCTGGCGCTGCGCGGGGAGCTGGACGCGATCGCCGCCGCGCGCGGCGCCACCGTCCACTACTTCCTCAGCGAATCCGCGGGCCGAGCCGCAGGCCAGGACGCGTTCGAGCCCCTGACCGCCGACGGGCTGAGCCGCCTCGTCCCCGGTCTCGCCGCCCACGAGGTCTATCTCTGCGGCCCGCGCGGGATGACGGACGCCGCGAAGCGGGCCCTGGCCGAGGCCGGGGTGCCGCGCCACCACATCCACCACGAGTCGTTCGAGTTCTGA
- a CDS encoding SDR family NAD(P)-dependent oxidoreductase encodes MKTILIAGGNSGIGLQAARDLLADGNRLVLMGRDPRKGQAALASFGTSRERAAFLAADLSTHDGVRGAAQRVLDQYDRIDALVHSTGVFTAQESRTADGLHPFFAVNYLSRYHLTQLLLPALRRAGRPVVVMMTAAVPPADDADFARFPEFAPFDFGHDRKPIQLANHHYAAHLTRTESGLAAGVVNAGAVRTDILRIAPWYMRAGARVLGPVLFDSAETSAHNVVEATRRDDWQSPHYWGKPGRFEQRTPIALNPTTTQRLMDTSHTLTGA; translated from the coding sequence ATGAAGACCATCCTCATCGCAGGCGGCAACAGCGGCATCGGCCTCCAGGCCGCCCGAGACCTCCTCGCCGACGGCAACCGGCTCGTCCTGATGGGCCGTGACCCGCGCAAGGGGCAGGCCGCGCTCGCCTCGTTCGGCACCTCCCGCGAACGGGCCGCCTTCCTTGCCGCCGACCTGTCCACGCACGACGGCGTCCGCGGCGCCGCCCAGCGTGTCCTGGACCAGTACGACCGTATCGACGCCCTCGTGCACTCCACCGGGGTGTTCACCGCCCAGGAGAGCCGCACCGCCGACGGGCTCCATCCGTTCTTCGCGGTCAACTACCTCAGCCGCTATCACCTCACCCAGCTCCTGCTGCCCGCCCTGCGCCGGGCCGGGCGGCCGGTCGTGGTCATGATGACCGCCGCGGTCCCACCGGCCGATGACGCCGACTTCGCCAGGTTTCCCGAGTTCGCCCCGTTCGACTTCGGCCACGACCGCAAGCCGATCCAGCTCGCCAACCACCACTACGCCGCCCACCTCACCCGTACCGAATCCGGCCTCGCCGCCGGTGTGGTGAACGCCGGCGCCGTCAGGACCGACATCCTGCGTATCGCCCCCTGGTACATGCGGGCCGGCGCCAGAGTCCTCGGACCGGTCCTCTTCGACTCCGCCGAAACCTCCGCACACAACGTCGTGGAAGCCACCCGGCGCGACGACTGGCAGTCACCCCACTACTGGGGCAAGCCCGGCCGGTTCGAACAACGCACCCCGATCGCCCTCAACCCCACGACCACCCAGCGCCTCATGGACACCTCCCACACCCTCACCGGCGCCTGA
- a CDS encoding MarR family winged helix-turn-helix transcriptional regulator produces MEDAREPTEPRWLDADEQQHWYAFAYVLTQLPAALEARMQRDAGIAHFDYVVMSALSMAPERTLRMSELAQYAGSTLSRLSNVVIRLEKRGWVRRHPDPSDGRSTLATLTDDGMDKVVAAAPGHVDAVRRLIFDPLTKAQQRQLGAASRRILGALQAPHPTDWPSPGSTSPDPDPDPDPADRD; encoded by the coding sequence ATGGAAGACGCACGGGAACCCACTGAGCCCCGCTGGCTCGACGCCGACGAACAGCAGCACTGGTACGCGTTCGCCTATGTCCTGACCCAGCTGCCGGCCGCGCTGGAGGCGCGGATGCAGCGGGACGCGGGCATCGCGCACTTCGACTACGTGGTGATGTCGGCGCTGTCGATGGCGCCGGAGCGCACCCTGCGGATGAGCGAGCTGGCCCAGTACGCCGGATCCACACTCTCCAGGCTGTCCAACGTGGTCATCCGCCTGGAGAAGCGCGGCTGGGTACGCCGTCACCCCGACCCCTCCGACGGCCGCTCCACCCTGGCCACCCTCACCGACGACGGCATGGACAAGGTCGTCGCCGCCGCTCCCGGCCATGTCGACGCGGTACGCCGCCTGATCTTCGACCCGCTGACCAAAGCACAACAGCGTCAGCTCGGCGCGGCCTCCCGGCGCATCCTCGGCGCCCTCCAGGCGCCGCACCCCACCGACTGGCCGTCACCCGGCTCCACCTCACCGGATCCGGATCCGGATCCGGATCCGGCCGACCGGGACTGA
- a CDS encoding nucleotide pyrophosphatase/phosphodiesterase family protein → MTPTPLLVLDVVGLTPQLLRHMPRLTALAATGSRAPLTTVLPAVTCSAQSTFLTGTLPAEHGIVGNGWYFRELGDVLLWRQHNGLVAGDKLWDAARRAHPGYTVANVCWWYAMGADTDYTVTPRPVYYADGRKEPDCYTRPPELHDELTELFGTFPLFHFWGPGADLVSSQWIVDATRHLLRTRRPDLALCYLPHLDYDLQRFGPDDPRSHRAAADLDTALAPLLDDAAEQGRTVVALSEYGITQVSRPVDINRALRRAGLLEVHTQDGMEYLDPMASRAFAVADHQLAHVYVRRPEDLDATREALADLPGIDEILDDEGKKAQGLDHPRSGELVAVAEPDAWFTYYYWLDDDRAPDFAQLVEIHRKPGYDPVELFMDPLDPYVRLKAAKAIARKKLGMRYRLAVVPLDPSPIRGSHGRLPRSDEEGPLIICSTPRAVGDRVAATDVKSLLLQLAGLQGPTEDSGEDTPEAT, encoded by the coding sequence ATGACGCCCACTCCGCTGCTCGTTCTCGATGTCGTCGGCCTCACCCCCCAACTGCTCCGCCATATGCCCCGGCTGACCGCGCTGGCCGCCACCGGCTCCCGGGCGCCGCTGACCACCGTCCTGCCCGCCGTCACCTGTAGCGCCCAGTCCACCTTTCTCACCGGCACACTCCCCGCCGAGCACGGCATCGTCGGCAACGGCTGGTACTTCCGGGAGCTGGGTGACGTACTGCTCTGGCGCCAGCACAACGGACTCGTCGCCGGGGACAAGCTCTGGGACGCCGCCCGCCGCGCCCACCCCGGCTACACCGTCGCCAATGTCTGCTGGTGGTACGCCATGGGCGCGGACACCGACTACACCGTCACCCCGCGTCCGGTGTACTACGCCGACGGGCGCAAGGAACCCGACTGCTACACCCGGCCCCCCGAGCTGCACGACGAGCTGACCGAGCTGTTCGGCACATTCCCCCTCTTCCACTTCTGGGGGCCCGGGGCCGATCTCGTCTCCTCCCAGTGGATCGTGGACGCCACCCGCCATCTCCTGCGCACGCGCCGGCCCGATCTGGCGCTCTGCTACCTCCCTCATCTCGACTACGACCTCCAGCGCTTCGGCCCCGACGACCCGCGCTCCCACCGCGCCGCCGCCGACCTCGACACCGCCCTGGCCCCGCTCCTCGACGACGCCGCCGAGCAGGGCCGTACCGTCGTCGCGCTCTCCGAGTACGGCATCACGCAGGTCTCCCGGCCGGTCGACATCAACCGGGCGCTGCGCAGGGCCGGACTGCTGGAGGTGCACACGCAGGACGGCATGGAGTATCTCGACCCCATGGCCTCCCGCGCCTTCGCCGTCGCGGACCACCAGCTGGCCCATGTCTATGTCCGCCGGCCGGAGGATCTCGACGCGACCCGCGAGGCGCTCGCGGACCTCCCCGGGATCGACGAGATCCTCGACGACGAGGGCAAGAAGGCCCAGGGGCTCGACCATCCCCGCTCGGGCGAGCTGGTGGCCGTCGCCGAACCCGATGCCTGGTTCACGTACTACTACTGGCTGGACGACGACCGGGCGCCCGACTTCGCCCAACTGGTCGAGATCCACCGCAAACCCGGCTACGACCCCGTCGAGCTGTTCATGGACCCGCTCGATCCCTACGTACGCCTCAAGGCGGCCAAGGCGATCGCCCGCAAGAAGCTCGGCATGCGCTACCGGCTCGCGGTGGTCCCCCTGGACCCGTCACCTATTCGCGGCAGCCACGGCCGCCTGCCGAGGAGCGACGAAGAAGGTCCGCTCATCATCTGTTCCACCCCCCGCGCCGTCGGCGACCGCGTGGCGGCCACCGATGTGAAGTCCCTGCTCCTCCAGCTTGCCGGACTGCAAGGCCCGACGGAAGACAGTGGCGAAGACACGCCAGAAGCGACATAA
- a CDS encoding FMN-binding protein: MRRAVLAAASTATLVVLLLALKPHEATQLAVGAPASTPTPTSTPTSSSTPSTTASPAASSGTYTGDAISTRYGTVQLAITVTDGELTAVNVLQVPSEGRSQQIAADAVPRLTAEALTAQSARIDAISGASYTSQGYIDSLQSALDKTDV; the protein is encoded by the coding sequence GTGCGCAGAGCCGTTCTCGCCGCCGCGTCGACCGCCACCCTGGTCGTCCTGCTGCTCGCCCTCAAGCCCCACGAGGCCACTCAACTGGCCGTCGGCGCACCGGCGTCGACACCGACACCGACATCGACACCGACCTCATCCTCGACGCCGAGCACCACCGCGTCCCCGGCCGCCTCCAGCGGTACGTACACCGGCGACGCCATCAGCACCCGGTACGGTACGGTCCAGCTCGCCATCACCGTCACCGACGGAGAGCTGACCGCCGTCAACGTCCTCCAAGTGCCCTCGGAAGGCCGTAGTCAGCAGATCGCCGCCGACGCGGTGCCCCGGCTGACCGCGGAGGCGCTGACCGCCCAGAGCGCCCGGATCGACGCGATCTCCGGCGCCAGCTACACCAGCCAGGGCTATATCGACTCCCTCCAGAGCGCATTGGACAAGACCGATGTCTGA
- a CDS encoding FAD:protein FMN transferase encodes MGTVFSFDIRDQRTPVLHAALREAVVRLHHVDEVFSTYRPDSVISRLGRGELRLQQCPQEVRDVLALCASAERTTGGWFSDRAGGTLDPSGLVKGWAVEHASRILAEAGARNTCVNGGGDLRLTGEPAPGTPWHIGVAHPLRPGELCTLVTGRDLAIATSGTAERGAHILDPRRGTPAAGPASVTVVGPGLTLTDAYATAAFAMGERARDWLESLDGYEGFAVTRDGGSWRTSGFPEAAVTAPTAQRGGT; translated from the coding sequence ATGGGCACCGTCTTCTCCTTCGACATCCGTGACCAGCGCACCCCGGTCCTCCACGCGGCGCTGCGCGAGGCGGTCGTCCGGCTGCACCACGTCGACGAGGTGTTCTCCACGTACCGCCCCGACAGCGTCATCAGCCGCCTCGGGCGCGGCGAGCTGCGCCTTCAGCAGTGCCCCCAGGAGGTACGGGACGTCCTCGCCCTGTGCGCGAGCGCCGAGCGGACCACCGGCGGCTGGTTCAGCGACCGCGCGGGCGGCACCCTCGATCCGTCCGGGCTGGTCAAGGGGTGGGCCGTGGAACACGCCTCGCGGATCCTGGCCGAGGCCGGCGCCCGCAACACCTGCGTCAACGGCGGCGGCGACCTCCGGCTGACCGGCGAGCCGGCCCCCGGCACCCCCTGGCACATCGGTGTCGCCCACCCGCTGCGCCCCGGCGAGCTGTGCACGCTCGTCACCGGCCGCGACCTCGCGATCGCCACCTCCGGCACGGCCGAGCGCGGCGCCCACATCCTGGACCCGCGCCGCGGCACCCCCGCCGCCGGACCGGCGTCCGTCACCGTCGTCGGCCCCGGGCTCACCCTGACCGACGCCTACGCGACCGCCGCCTTCGCGATGGGGGAGCGGGCCCGGGACTGGCTGGAATCCCTGGACGGTTACGAGGGGTTCGCGGTCACCCGGGACGGCGGATCGTGGCGTACGAGCGGATTCCCCGAGGCGGCGGTGACCGCTCCGACCGCTCAGCGCGGCGGAACGTGA
- a CDS encoding sugar phosphate isomerase/epimerase family protein has protein sequence MSRKKSADPELAHRLSRRGMLGVAAGASAAAVLGASAVPAAAHGHGHAPVPGKGPGPAKGQPVLTPGRLGVQLYSLRDKVSTLGFAKVFDELERFGYDEIEFAGYTQGTAGAITLPQLKRLAKDHGLKAIGSHVNYYDDNNPNAYSFAQNLTKVLDDAQALGLEHIGTASGPFRYGSTVDAWKRAAADFNAYGAAARRRGLKFYQHNHAEEFSFATDKPNVRLYDVLLAETDPNLVYLEMDIYWAFAGQFRFSRTPEGRPAPFDPLRYVLKQPHRYPLFHVKDGIADIEARDGYRMVDVGDGDIDYKSFISAVNKTRDGRRAHHWQVEHDQPVDSLAFARKAAAHLHSLREKC, from the coding sequence ATGAGCCGCAAGAAGTCAGCCGACCCCGAACTCGCGCACCGGCTCAGCAGGCGCGGCATGCTCGGCGTCGCCGCCGGGGCCTCCGCCGCCGCGGTCTTAGGCGCCTCGGCCGTGCCCGCCGCCGCCCACGGCCACGGCCACGCGCCGGTTCCGGGCAAGGGCCCCGGCCCGGCCAAGGGACAGCCCGTCCTCACCCCCGGACGGCTCGGTGTCCAGCTCTACTCCCTGCGCGACAAGGTCTCCACCCTCGGCTTCGCCAAGGTCTTCGACGAGCTGGAGCGCTTCGGCTACGACGAGATCGAGTTCGCGGGCTACACCCAGGGCACCGCCGGAGCGATCACCCTGCCCCAGCTCAAGCGGCTCGCCAAGGACCACGGCCTCAAGGCCATCGGCAGCCACGTCAACTACTACGACGACAACAACCCGAACGCCTACAGCTTCGCGCAGAACCTCACCAAGGTCCTGGACGACGCCCAGGCCCTCGGCCTCGAACACATCGGCACCGCCTCGGGCCCCTTCCGGTACGGATCGACCGTCGACGCCTGGAAGCGCGCCGCCGCCGACTTCAACGCGTACGGCGCGGCGGCCCGGCGGCGCGGCCTGAAGTTCTACCAGCACAACCACGCCGAGGAGTTCTCCTTCGCCACCGACAAGCCGAACGTCCGTCTCTACGACGTACTGCTCGCCGAGACCGACCCGAACCTCGTGTATCTGGAGATGGACATCTACTGGGCGTTCGCCGGCCAGTTCCGCTTCAGCCGGACCCCCGAGGGCCGCCCTGCCCCCTTCGACCCGCTGCGCTACGTACTGAAGCAGCCCCACCGCTACCCGCTCTTCCACGTCAAGGACGGCATAGCGGACATCGAGGCCCGCGACGGCTACCGGATGGTGGACGTCGGGGACGGCGACATCGACTACAAGAGCTTCATCTCGGCGGTGAACAAGACCCGCGACGGGCGCCGCGCCCACCACTGGCAGGTGGAGCACGACCAGCCGGTGGACTCCCTCGCCTTCGCCCGCAAGGCGGCGGCGCATCTGCACTCCCTGCGCGAGAAGTGCTGA
- a CDS encoding TetR/AcrR family transcriptional regulator, translated as MSGLQRGRPRSAHAHQAVLAAAVELLTSGGYQRLTMEAIAAKAGVGKQTVYRWWPSKAAIVAEAVLSGHLAAAASPLAETGDVVTDLRDWLSGQLARLTDPSSTALLRGLTAAAAESDDDAAKLYERFTGPFRQYVVRRLAIGVQQGQLRPDARLDAAADFVIGALIYRTLTHGNLSGQGGVDDLIEVLLAGLGPRPGTTATSPG; from the coding sequence ATGTCCGGACTCCAGCGGGGGCGCCCTCGCAGTGCCCACGCGCATCAGGCGGTGCTGGCCGCGGCCGTGGAGCTGCTCACCTCCGGCGGCTATCAGCGGCTCACCATGGAGGCCATCGCGGCGAAAGCGGGGGTGGGCAAGCAGACCGTCTACCGGTGGTGGCCGTCGAAGGCCGCCATCGTCGCCGAGGCCGTCCTCTCCGGACACCTGGCCGCCGCCGCGAGCCCACTGGCGGAGACCGGGGATGTCGTGACCGACCTGCGCGACTGGCTGAGCGGACAGCTCGCGCGGCTGACCGACCCGAGCAGCACGGCCCTCCTGCGCGGGCTGACCGCGGCCGCCGCGGAGAGCGACGACGATGCGGCGAAGCTGTACGAGCGGTTCACCGGCCCGTTCCGGCAGTACGTGGTGCGGCGGCTGGCGATCGGTGTCCAGCAAGGCCAACTGCGGCCCGACGCCCGGCTGGACGCCGCGGCCGATTTTGTCATCGGAGCCCTGATCTACCGGACACTCACCCACGGCAACCTCTCGGGACAGGGCGGCGTGGACGACCTCATCGAGGTTCTCCTCGCCGGCCTGGGGCCGCGGCCGGGAACCACCGCGACGTCTCCGGGATGA